From Bacteroidota bacterium, the proteins below share one genomic window:
- a CDS encoding S8 family peptidase has product MVKDLPYGVAPLLAVCSALVLACWPAYGVYAQVVVPQDVVPQGAQGDVLVLERPAPNVLRAPAVSGQLIVKLRQRVPGKAGATGLASFDQKTQQLSPAGLQPLFPGLASLTAAAAVNQQKQYAVDAITHARDLEQVYALHYNADIAPILAAALLADDPNVVYAEPRYKYPLTGFLASSPDDAPAALKLEPNDPQFSEMSHLSHVNMPQAWDVVKSSEGNVIIGVVDAGTDWRHEDLVGNIWRNPGELENNGVDDDDNGFIDDTRGWNFANSSNDPTGLAQTESNAIHGTLVAGIASAVTNNEEGIAGASWNARLMPVNAGCANTDNAVCFGYEGILYAALEGADIINASWGGPDSFLGREVVRMALDLGVLLVVSAGNGTGITPEGINIDKTPTFPAAYDRVLVVGASGKRQDSKAEFSNFGVGVDVFAPGVTLNSIVPDNGYSTLASGTSFSTPIVAGLAALLKTRNPTWTLDQLRERIRVNSDPIEGSNADSLNGLLGRGRINAARTLNNELRPAIRINDFTVIDQGNDGIIQRGETVALNVEMVNYLAGAQDISFSLSIDDPNVVIQQGLYTIGDLDSDIPVNVPFAFSFLNNVPRDYRLSFRVDIEAVGYQDAALVQLVANRATHDTGVLQMSLTDEGNIGWTGFQDESFGEGFKYLGVNWLFEGGILVGTGPGKISDSVRNTGDNTQDMDFARPEGGFFGILQAETVTENGLVVINDTPATNPLGITIQQESYADLADENNDFIILRYVLSLTDPQATAAIQDVYMGMFTDWDLTRSSDFARFDESRAMGIVQPSATEPVLLLGSKLLSTEYQISYRSINNEEIFDGRSGGDGFTNAEKWAFMSNGVQVTDVDNSDVSTLIAAGPFRLSPGESVDIAFALMAARNGNELASYADRAQTFWEETLSQMPPFPVANEDDEMLLSFDLSLAYPNPTAGATHMAFTIPAAGAVRLDLFDMLGRKVLTLLDKTVPAGRHVVHWNGRNYKDEVVSNGVYFYQIQADTETGHYRATRKVVVVR; this is encoded by the coding sequence ATGGTCAAGGATCTACCCTATGGTGTGGCCCCGCTTCTTGCCGTTTGCAGTGCGTTAGTGCTTGCATGCTGGCCGGCCTATGGTGTGTATGCACAGGTTGTTGTACCACAGGATGTCGTGCCACAGGGCGCACAGGGTGACGTCCTTGTACTGGAACGCCCTGCGCCAAATGTCTTGCGGGCGCCTGCTGTTTCTGGTCAACTGATTGTCAAACTTCGCCAACGCGTACCCGGTAAAGCCGGCGCAACCGGACTCGCATCCTTCGACCAGAAAACGCAGCAATTATCCCCTGCAGGGTTACAGCCGCTTTTTCCGGGCCTCGCAAGTCTGACTGCCGCGGCCGCAGTGAATCAACAAAAGCAATACGCGGTTGATGCCATCACGCACGCACGTGATCTTGAGCAGGTCTATGCCTTGCACTACAACGCTGATATAGCACCCATTTTGGCGGCTGCCCTTTTGGCGGATGACCCCAACGTTGTATATGCAGAGCCCAGGTATAAATATCCGCTCACAGGTTTTCTGGCGTCGTCACCTGATGACGCACCTGCAGCTTTAAAACTTGAGCCAAACGATCCACAGTTCTCTGAAATGTCGCACCTTTCGCATGTCAACATGCCGCAGGCGTGGGATGTGGTTAAGTCTAGTGAAGGGAATGTAATCATCGGTGTGGTAGATGCCGGCACGGACTGGCGGCATGAAGACCTGGTTGGCAATATTTGGAGGAATCCCGGAGAACTGGAAAACAATGGTGTTGACGATGATGACAACGGATTTATAGATGACACCCGGGGCTGGAATTTTGCAAATAGCTCCAATGACCCAACCGGGCTGGCCCAAACAGAATCCAATGCTATCCACGGGACGCTCGTAGCCGGTATTGCTTCTGCCGTTACCAACAATGAAGAAGGGATTGCAGGCGCCAGTTGGAATGCGCGGTTGATGCCGGTTAATGCAGGATGCGCCAATACCGACAATGCCGTTTGTTTTGGCTATGAGGGTATTCTATATGCGGCCCTGGAAGGTGCAGATATCATCAATGCGAGTTGGGGCGGACCCGATTCATTTCTGGGCCGCGAAGTTGTTCGCATGGCTCTGGACCTGGGTGTGTTGCTCGTAGTCTCTGCTGGTAATGGTACGGGGATCACCCCTGAAGGCATTAATATCGACAAAACGCCTACGTTTCCGGCTGCCTATGACCGGGTGCTGGTTGTTGGTGCAAGTGGTAAGCGTCAGGACAGTAAAGCAGAGTTTTCCAACTTCGGGGTTGGCGTTGATGTGTTTGCACCGGGTGTGACGCTGAACAGCATCGTGCCAGACAACGGCTACAGCACTTTGGCAAGCGGTACCTCTTTTTCGACACCGATTGTTGCCGGCCTTGCAGCGCTCCTTAAAACGCGCAATCCTACCTGGACGCTCGACCAATTGCGCGAACGCATTCGCGTGAACAGCGACCCCATCGAAGGCAGCAACGCAGACTCCCTCAACGGCCTACTCGGACGGGGCCGGATCAACGCAGCCCGCACCCTGAACAACGAATTGCGTCCTGCTATTCGGATCAATGACTTTACCGTTATAGATCAAGGGAATGACGGTATAATCCAGCGGGGTGAAACTGTAGCTTTGAATGTGGAGATGGTAAACTACCTTGCCGGCGCGCAGGACATCTCTTTTTCTCTTTCCATTGATGACCCCAATGTAGTTATCCAACAAGGGCTTTATACGATTGGCGATCTCGACTCGGACATTCCTGTCAACGTTCCTTTTGCATTTTCTTTTCTCAACAACGTACCACGCGACTACAGGCTGAGCTTCCGGGTTGATATCGAAGCAGTGGGCTATCAAGATGCCGCCCTTGTGCAACTGGTTGCTAACCGTGCCACGCACGATACCGGTGTGCTGCAAATGTCGCTCACCGATGAAGGCAACATTGGATGGACCGGATTTCAGGATGAGTCTTTTGGCGAAGGGTTTAAATACCTGGGTGTAAACTGGTTGTTTGAAGGGGGCATTTTGGTGGGGACGGGTCCTGGTAAAATTTCTGATAGTGTGCGCAACACGGGTGACAACACCCAGGATATGGATTTTGCGCGGCCTGAAGGTGGATTCTTTGGGATTCTGCAAGCAGAGACGGTTACAGAAAATGGACTCGTTGTCATCAACGATACGCCGGCTACAAATCCACTGGGTATCACCATCCAGCAAGAGAGCTATGCTGACCTTGCAGATGAAAATAATGACTTCATCATTCTCCGCTACGTCTTGTCGCTGACTGATCCACAAGCCACCGCCGCTATCCAGGATGTCTACATGGGCATGTTTACTGATTGGGATCTGACCCGAAGCAGTGATTTTGCCCGGTTTGATGAATCGCGGGCAATGGGCATTGTTCAGCCCTCTGCCACTGAACCAGTCTTGCTGTTAGGGTCGAAGCTGTTGTCTACAGAATATCAGATTTCCTATCGCTCGATTAACAATGAAGAGATTTTTGACGGGCGTTCAGGAGGGGATGGGTTTACGAATGCTGAGAAGTGGGCATTCATGAGCAATGGCGTGCAGGTAACGGATGTCGACAATTCAGATGTATCAACGCTGATTGCTGCCGGTCCTTTCAGACTGTCTCCTGGGGAATCTGTAGATATTGCATTTGCACTTATGGCGGCCCGCAATGGCAATGAGTTGGCGTCTTATGCAGATCGCGCGCAAACATTTTGGGAAGAGACGCTGTCCCAGATGCCCCCGTTTCCCGTGGCCAATGAAGACGATGAAATGTTGTTGTCGTTTGATTTGTCACTGGCTTATCCAAATCCGACAGCAGGGGCGACCCATATGGCATTTACAATACCAGCAGCCGGCGCCGTTCGTTTGGATCTCTTTGACATGCTCGGGCGAAAAGTCTTAACCTTGTTAGACAAAACAGTGCCCGCAGGCCGGCATGTTGTCCATTGGAATGGCCGGAACTATAAAGATGAGGTCGTATCAAATGGAGTATATTTTTACCAGATACAGGCTGATACTGAAACCGGGCACTACCGTGCCACCCGCAAGGTCGTTGTTGTGCGCTGA
- a CDS encoding SDR family oxidoreductase, whose product MQLGLNDKIIIVTGGAKGIGRAITDILIEEGAVPVIADKDEAALDEVVAFYENKGEAIAGVAGNLIYPETCAQVVQHAMDRFGRIDGLVNNAGFNDRIGLDAGPKAFVESLERNLLHVYCMAHYSLPHLKTSNGPIVNISSKTAVTGQGQTSGYIAAKGGVLGLTREWAVELAAFGIRVNAILPAEVWTPLYEHWVSHHDDPDAAKKEIEGYIPLGNRMTTPREIASMVVYLLSSQASHITGQHLHVDGGYVHLDRMMT is encoded by the coding sequence ATGCAATTAGGACTCAACGACAAAATTATCATTGTAACCGGCGGTGCCAAAGGCATTGGGCGCGCCATCACCGACATATTGATTGAAGAAGGCGCTGTGCCTGTCATTGCCGACAAAGATGAGGCAGCGCTTGACGAAGTGGTCGCTTTTTACGAAAACAAAGGAGAAGCCATCGCTGGCGTAGCCGGAAACCTGATTTATCCCGAGACCTGTGCGCAGGTCGTCCAGCATGCCATGGATCGGTTTGGAAGAATTGATGGCCTGGTAAACAATGCGGGCTTCAACGATCGCATTGGTCTTGATGCCGGCCCTAAAGCTTTTGTTGAATCCCTTGAACGGAATCTGCTACACGTCTATTGCATGGCGCACTATAGCCTGCCCCATCTGAAAACGAGCAACGGCCCAATTGTAAACATTAGCTCGAAAACAGCCGTTACGGGCCAGGGGCAAACATCGGGATATATTGCAGCCAAAGGAGGGGTACTGGGCCTGACGCGCGAATGGGCGGTTGAGTTGGCAGCATTTGGAATTCGCGTAAACGCGATCTTGCCCGCTGAAGTGTGGACGCCCCTGTACGAACACTGGGTGAGCCACCACGATGACCCGGATGCAGCAAAAAAGGAAATTGAAGGGTACATCCCGCTCGGCAATCGCATGACCACACCTCGGGAAATTGCCTCTATGGTTGTCTATCTCCTCTCATCCCAGGCCAGCCACATCACCGGCCAGCACCTCCACGTAGACGGCGGCTACGTCCATCTCGACCGCATGATGACGTAG
- a CDS encoding S8 family serine peptidase: MHITGRFSVFTLLFLFVLAGGPASSALAETDTDDDKKGRSSEANQYITPGWVVVKFNAGHTVTTGVSKTGIRSVDAIMSRISVLDVQPMFGFLNNLSASKQETLKGVDELQRIHKMQFDAERDPQMVAALLSRLPEVEYAEPLYRHKITRVNESPAWFESMPAQSPFAAAIPNDPRYNEQIYFDRFFIEDAWDVIKAEAGDVVVAVIDGGTDWTHEDMVANLWVNPGEIPDNGVDDDGNNFVDDVNGWNFPANSNDPKGLTNTPSNAQHGTATAGLVAAQSDNGTGIAGTSWNGTYLPVNIGCPNADDFICFTLDGIAYATVNGADIINASLGGSFGSSTGQDVVNFAYENGALLIAAAGNGNRNNNDFNPHFPANYNHVLSVGATSRSSDALTSFTNIGVSVDVFAPGSGILTTSPFNSYFNQSGTSFSAPITAGLAGMVKVLNPTWGPDEIREQVRSTSDDILGAGANGAVRNRIGKGRINALRAVTEAIPSVRIVNAELRDATGSSRIGPGEVASVLVDVTNFLEPVSNLTLTLETSATDVTLRQPTATIPTLNTGDTTQVVFEIQPSFTIDANVQANMVTQMSSGDYTDIDAFPVLLNSTTHDTGNIQVTLTDEGNIGYEGFAGETPGNGFRYLGFDFLFEGGLIVGSSVNTISDNIRGVNPQQDDDFVRATGTNFGIIDGRETAEEGALELVDTNAETPLNLNIRQDSYADTSAANRDFVIIKYTIENQGAASIDDFYAGLFFDWDSFDDPGSDHARYDASREMGYFLNNTPEMADVFLATKMLTDNDITFRAIDNTTEIYGNTGPTDPNDGFTDDEKWEFLSSGIQTQSLDVTDISIMLSGGPFTIGAGESIEVAFAVVGGTSTEEIGAHADAAQTLWDNTLAGLSPNPVSNEDDVLPVFTFGLADPYPNPARGEATIDFELPAVSEVQLSVYDLLGREVKTLAQSTMPAGKHSITWDGRDNAGLKLASGVYMINLTTPTADGPKSATRKVVLLK, from the coding sequence ATGCATATTACAGGACGATTTAGCGTGTTTACGCTCCTGTTTCTCTTTGTACTCGCTGGCGGACCCGCCTCATCAGCGCTTGCTGAAACAGACACAGATGATGACAAAAAAGGGCGGTCTAGCGAGGCCAATCAGTACATCACACCCGGTTGGGTTGTCGTGAAGTTCAACGCAGGGCATACCGTTACAACGGGGGTATCCAAAACAGGCATTCGTTCTGTTGATGCCATCATGTCGCGGATTTCTGTGTTGGATGTACAGCCCATGTTCGGTTTTCTGAACAATCTTTCTGCCAGCAAGCAAGAGACGCTTAAAGGCGTAGACGAATTGCAGCGCATCCACAAAATGCAATTTGATGCTGAGCGGGATCCGCAAATGGTTGCTGCATTGCTTTCTCGCTTGCCCGAAGTTGAATACGCTGAGCCACTGTACCGCCATAAAATTACCCGCGTAAACGAGTCGCCGGCGTGGTTTGAGTCTATGCCTGCGCAAAGTCCCTTTGCGGCCGCTATTCCCAATGATCCACGGTATAATGAACAAATCTATTTCGACCGGTTCTTTATTGAAGATGCCTGGGATGTCATCAAAGCTGAAGCGGGCGACGTGGTAGTTGCAGTAATTGACGGTGGTACCGATTGGACCCATGAAGATATGGTTGCAAATCTCTGGGTAAATCCTGGTGAGATTCCGGATAATGGCGTTGATGATGATGGCAATAATTTTGTTGATGATGTCAATGGTTGGAATTTCCCTGCAAATTCCAACGACCCGAAAGGCCTGACCAATACACCGTCCAATGCCCAGCATGGAACAGCTACAGCCGGCCTTGTTGCTGCCCAGTCTGATAACGGTACCGGCATCGCCGGCACAAGCTGGAATGGCACGTACCTTCCGGTTAACATTGGCTGCCCCAATGCAGATGATTTTATTTGCTTTACCCTCGATGGTATCGCTTATGCTACTGTAAATGGTGCTGACATCATTAACGCAAGCCTCGGTGGTTCGTTTGGCTCGAGCACCGGACAGGACGTTGTAAACTTCGCGTATGAGAACGGTGCGCTTCTGATTGCCGCCGCGGGCAATGGCAACCGGAATAACAACGACTTCAACCCACACTTCCCTGCAAATTATAACCACGTGCTTTCTGTAGGCGCTACAAGCCGGTCGAGTGATGCGTTGACTTCGTTTACCAACATTGGTGTTTCTGTTGATGTTTTTGCACCAGGCAGTGGGATCCTGACAACTTCACCTTTCAATAGCTACTTTAACCAGTCGGGTACCTCCTTTTCTGCGCCGATTACAGCCGGCCTTGCAGGCATGGTGAAAGTACTCAACCCGACCTGGGGGCCCGATGAAATCAGAGAACAGGTACGATCCACATCTGATGATATCCTGGGTGCAGGTGCTAACGGCGCTGTACGAAATCGGATAGGCAAAGGCCGTATCAATGCTTTGCGTGCTGTGACGGAAGCGATTCCTTCTGTTCGTATTGTCAATGCTGAGTTACGCGATGCCACAGGCAGCAGTCGGATTGGCCCGGGTGAAGTTGCTTCTGTACTTGTTGATGTGACCAACTTCCTCGAACCCGTGTCAAACCTTACGCTCACGCTTGAAACGTCAGCTACTGATGTCACGCTGAGGCAGCCAACGGCAACCATTCCAACCCTCAATACGGGCGATACAACGCAGGTTGTCTTTGAGATTCAGCCGTCTTTTACCATCGATGCCAACGTTCAGGCCAACATGGTAACGCAGATGAGCAGCGGCGATTATACTGATATTGATGCATTTCCCGTGCTGCTGAATAGTACAACCCACGATACGGGTAACATTCAGGTCACGCTCACCGACGAAGGCAACATCGGCTATGAAGGTTTTGCCGGCGAAACACCTGGCAATGGGTTTCGCTATCTCGGCTTTGACTTCCTTTTTGAGGGCGGCTTAATCGTGGGCAGCAGCGTCAACACGATTTCAGATAACATCCGCGGCGTCAATCCTCAGCAGGATGACGATTTTGTGCGTGCTACCGGCACCAACTTCGGCATTATCGATGGGCGCGAGACGGCTGAGGAAGGGGCACTCGAACTCGTTGATACAAATGCTGAAACGCCGCTGAATCTTAATATCCGGCAGGATAGCTACGCTGATACGTCGGCTGCCAACAGAGACTTTGTCATCATTAAGTACACTATTGAGAACCAGGGTGCCGCTTCGATTGACGATTTCTACGCCGGCCTCTTCTTTGATTGGGACTCTTTTGATGACCCCGGTTCTGATCACGCCCGCTATGATGCAAGCAGGGAAATGGGTTATTTCCTGAACAATACGCCGGAAATGGCTGATGTATTCCTGGCAACCAAAATGCTGACAGACAACGACATCACGTTTCGCGCGATTGATAATACAACCGAGATTTACGGCAACACAGGGCCAACCGACCCGAACGATGGATTTACTGATGATGAAAAGTGGGAATTCCTGAGTAGTGGTATCCAGACCCAGTCGCTGGATGTGACCGATATCTCCATTATGCTTTCAGGCGGACCGTTTACAATCGGCGCTGGCGAAAGCATTGAAGTTGCGTTTGCCGTAGTTGGTGGCACATCAACCGAAGAAATTGGCGCCCATGCTGATGCTGCGCAGACGCTTTGGGACAATACCCTCGCCGGGTTAAGCCCCAATCCTGTTTCAAACGAAGATGACGTGCTACCTGTCTTCACGTTTGGTCTTGCTGATCCTTACCCAAATCCGGCACGTGGCGAAGCAACAATTGACTTCGAGTTACCTGCTGTAAGCGAAGTCCAGCTTAGCGTATACGACCTGCTTGGCCGTGAAGTGAAAACGCTTGCCCAGTCTACAATGCCTGCTGGAAAGCACAGCATCACCTGGGACGGTCGCGACAACGCCGGCCTCAAACTCGCCAGCGGTGTTTACATGATTAACCTCACAACGCCAACAGCAGACGGTCCAAAGTCAGCAACCCGTAAAGTTGTCCTGCTGAAATAA
- the mazG gene encoding nucleoside triphosphate pyrophosphohydrolase, whose amino-acid sequence MPDKIYEATFCPSPEIMEAFVDFYAIVGQLRRDCPWDREQTHVSVKHMLIEESYEALEAIDEGDWDELSRELGDVLLHVLFHSDIASTAGTFTLLDVLQQESEKLVRRHPHVFGDVQVNSVEEVHENWRKIKKTEGRKATLEGIPRHLPGLQRAHRLQERAAGVGFDFENAADTWQKVEEELAEFQELDNGGASVVEQEKEFGDLLFALVNYARFKGLNPENAIRLTNAKFERRFTHVEKRLAEQQKAFEQVDLEEMDRYWDEAKAME is encoded by the coding sequence ACTTCTACGCTATCGTAGGGCAACTCCGGCGCGACTGTCCATGGGATCGTGAACAGACCCACGTATCTGTCAAACATATGCTCATCGAAGAATCGTATGAGGCACTGGAAGCGATAGACGAAGGAGACTGGGACGAGTTGTCCAGGGAACTGGGCGATGTGCTGCTGCATGTCCTTTTCCATAGTGATATTGCCAGCACAGCTGGTACTTTTACGCTGCTCGATGTTCTCCAGCAAGAATCGGAAAAACTGGTGCGCCGTCATCCCCATGTGTTTGGCGATGTACAGGTGAACAGTGTGGAGGAAGTGCATGAGAACTGGCGAAAAATCAAAAAGACGGAAGGCCGTAAAGCAACGCTTGAAGGCATACCACGGCACCTGCCCGGGTTGCAACGGGCACATCGGCTTCAAGAGCGTGCAGCCGGTGTTGGGTTTGATTTTGAAAACGCGGCTGATACGTGGCAAAAAGTGGAAGAGGAACTGGCCGAATTTCAGGAACTGGATAACGGCGGTGCGTCGGTTGTTGAGCAAGAGAAAGAATTTGGGGATTTACTTTTTGCGCTGGTCAATTATGCGCGTTTCAAGGGACTCAACCCGGAAAACGCGATTCGTCTTACAAATGCCAAATTTGAACGCCGGTTTACCCATGTTGAAAAACGACTGGCTGAACAGCAAAAGGCCTTTGAGCAGGTTGATCTCGAAGAAATGGATCGCTATTGGGATGAAGCGAAGGCAATGGAATAA